Part of the Quercus robur chromosome 5, dhQueRobu3.1, whole genome shotgun sequence genome, CCTTATTCTctctggggaatggcacgatggtCTGCCTTGCCCGACAGTAGAAGGAACACCAGGTGGGCGCGTAGTCATAGATCTATAATATTTAGTTCGCGAGCACATTtcgtttactttttttttaattatttttgtctcCTACAACTTCCATTTTCGATTCAACGGTTTTACAGATAGACGCTACACAAAGCCCAATCTTAAGTTAGTCAATAAGGCGAACTTGGATAAGTTACTAAAAGCCGAGATATACATGAACGAAGCTGACGGTCAGCTCCGGGCAACACACTTAATTCTAGGCTATACCCCCCTGTCTTTTGCTTTTCAGGCGCCGAAGTGCGTGATTAGAGCCCGCGACCCTCGGTTTCACCGTATCAGTATTGCCTACGAAGGGTTCATTGTCCCAGAGGGCATTCCGCTTCCCCAGTACACATCTCGCACAAAGCCTCTTTTCGTAGCCAGTGTCTCGACAGGAACTTCTTCATCCCTACCTACCctcagagaaaagaaaataaaagggagaaaggaaaaggagaaaGACGAGGAAGAGGTTGTAGCAGTCTCTGAGTCCTCGGATGACTTCGGGATTTTCGATCAACCTATAAGCCCCGGGGAAGATCCTGACGAGATGGGGATACAAAGAAAACCCCAGAAAAGCTTGCTGGAGCTGATGGAAGGTCAGCCAGGAAAGAGTGCGTCTGCAAAATCAACACCATCCCAGGCTTCATCTCTTCCCACTAGGTCTCCTCCTCCTGCTCCTCGTCAACCTCCTCGGCCATCACCCCAGCTAGTGCTTCCTAACGCTGCCGAGCaaaaaaggtgcagggaacaaAAAGGCAAGGAGGTGGCAGACACGAGCAAGTCTCGTCCTACTCACGAGGAGGAGGCCCAACGAGCTGCAAAGCAACAGAAAACCAAGCACCAAGTCGTGCGGAGCCAAGAGAAATCTGATTCCCAACATTCTGAACCACAAGCATGGTTGCCAGCACCTATGCACGGTGGGGAGCCCCTGCGAGATGATGCATCTATAAGGGACTTCAACGGCGACATAGGGTGTCACGTAGCCTCGGCCATAGAGGAAGCCTTATTGCTCCCAAAAGATATGGCCGAAATAAGGAATatgaggaagaatgaactcGTCCTCGACAATAAACGAtatttgggcatggtaaggagctaactttttatcttttttattctgTGACTGTCACTCACCAATATGCACTTTTCATTGACTATAGTGTTAACCTTTTTTCTACAGATCatccaaaatactttcaagCTAGATGAGATGCTCAACGCCTGTTCCGATCAGCTAGACGATGAAAGAAAAAGGCGGACAACGACTGTACAAACCTTGTCCAAATTTGAACAAGGCTTGGCTGATGCAAGGAAAAAGTTACAGGTCGAAGAGCAAGCTCATAAGAGTGCCGAGTCGGCATTAGAAGGCTACCAAAAGCAGGCCGAGGACCAAGGGAACCGTCTGCGTGAGGCGAATGCCGAGCTAAAGAAGGCTCAGGAACAAGTCCTAGTCCTTAGAAAGCATTTGGAGGAAACTCAAAAGCTAAGGGAGCGAGCTGAAAAGTCCAAGGAGCAAGCcgagaaagcaaaaatcgatGCCGAACAGGTAATGAACAAAGCTGAGCAAAGAGGTTATGAGGTTGGTATAGCTGAAACTGAGAAGGCTTTAAGAGCCGAGGTTCCGGAGGTATGCCGTATCTACTGTGCAAGAACTTGGAATGAGACCCTTAACCGTGTTGGGGTTCAAGCTTCATCTGAGTTACGTAAGCCAGAGAACGTATTCTATCCCGAGGTGATCCGCCCCTCAGTTCTTCTACCCCATCAGGCTGACGCTCCTTCTTCAGTTATTAACCTCAACGAGGAGGTTTCGCCTCACAGTTTTCCTCCCCTTGGGCAGCCGGAATCAGCTAAAAGGGGACTTGCCCCTCCAAGAGCTTCCCCAGACAAGACCACCACCGCTTCGGAGGCAGAGACGACCTCCCAAGGTTTTCAACAGGATTTGGACTCCACAGTCTTACCAACCGGGGGCGTTACTAAAGCCAAAGAGGGAATCACCCCACCCAAAGAtccaattgaaattgaaaaagtagaaCTTGTTTTGTAGTCTAACTAGGCATTTAGTAGGGGACTCCCTTGCTCATTTTCTTACCGCTCTTACTGCTTTTTGTTATTTCTGTACTCGTTCACTGTGTTATTGTAATTTGGATAGGTTCATTTCAACTATCTTTTGCTTGTATGGGGCAATTTTACTTACACACATCGTCAATTGATAATTAGCAATAGGCAATAAGTATTAATACAACAGGGTCTTAGGGAGACGTTTTAGATATGCACGTATTCTTTCCAATCAATTGCAATTCTTTACGAAAGttcataaactaaataaaattatgCCTTCAGTACCTTGATTGTACGCCAACTGATGTCCATAGATTTCTCTCTAATTCCCCAATAAGTGTTACAAGGCGTTACTTCCCATTAAGTTTGTGATCAGAAGATCTATCACAACTCAGTTACCGTTCAATACTTCAATACACATCGtagggtgttaatttccactaggTTCATGGTCTGAGGACCTGACACAACTTAgcttctgtttaacatttcaatatacatcataggacgttaatttccaccaagtttgggatccgaggacctgacataacttagtttctgtttaacatttcaatatacatcataggacgttaatttccaccaagtttgcgatccgagaacctaacataacttagtttctgtttaacatttcaatatacatcataggacgttaatttccatcaagtttgcgatccgaggacctgacataacttaatttctgtttaacatttcaatatacatcatagGACGCAGGAGCACAGAATGTATGGCTGAcgtaaattaaaagaaatatttgaattgaaatatttttattaataataatacctcttgagattatttgcattccaaggatgaagtacagctttttcatccaggTCTTCCAAATAATAGGCTCCTATTCCCGCTACAAAAGTGATCCGATATGGCCCCTCCCAATTAGGTCCCAgttttccccaatttggattCTTGGTAGCCCCTagaactttcctcagcaccagaTCTCCTACGGCTAATGGCCTCATCTTCACATTACTATCATAACCCTGCTTGAGTTTATGTTAGTAGTAAGCTAGTTGAACCATCGCGCTCTCCCTTCGCTCTTCAATCAGGTCCAAACTTTTCTCCAACATCACATCATTACTATCCGAAGAGAATGTATTGGTCCTTAAcgttgggaatccagtttccagggggatgacggcctcggccccataggtcatggaaaagGGAGTTTCCCCCATTGAACGTCGGGATGTTGTCCGATATGTCCATAGAACATGTGGCAATTCTTCTACCCACTTTCCTTTCGCGTCATCTAGTCTCTTCTTAAGCCCATTGACTATTACTTTGTTAACAGCTTCCGCCTGCCCATTGCCTTGTGGATAagccggagtggaatatctatttcTTATACCCAGTTCTGAAcaatattccctaaaggcattgctatcaaattggagTCCATTATCTGAGACAAAAGTGCAGGGAGTTCCAAATCGCGTAACGATGTTCCTCCAAATAAACTTCTTCACATCTACGTCTCTGATGTTCGCCAAGggctcagcttcgacccatttagtgaagtagtctgtACCGACCAGCAGGTACTTCTTGTTTCCTATGGCTTTAGGAAAAGGGCCGACAATGtccagcccccattgtgcaaaaggccaagggctagagAGAGGGTTAAGAACTCCTCCCGGCTGATGGATACTTGGACcatatctttggcactgatcgcattTCCTAACGTACTCCTGCGCTTCCttttgcatatttggccaccaatatcgTTGTGTGATGGCTCGACATGATAGAGACCTTCCTCctgtatggcttccacaaatgccCTCATGCAATTCTTCCAAGATTGACTCTGCAGTCTCAGGAGGCACACAAAGCAGGTATGGCCCAGAGAAGGACCGTTTATATAGCTTTTTATCTTCAGATAGCCAGtaccgaggagctttccttcgtaTTTTGTCAACTTCCACCTTATCTTTGGGCAATAtgtcactttcaagaaattttaatatggGATCTATCCAGTTTGGCGACAGACTGGTTTGATTGATTTGGCAAACCTCCTTTTCTGGTGAGGTGGGGGTACACAGGTCTTCAACGATGATCACCCGAGGAAAATTTCGTACTGAGTAGGTGGCAAGGGTTGCCAAAGAATCAGCGTGTGTATTTTCACCTCGAGGAATATGCAATAAGTCGAAAGACTCAAACTTCGTTTGCATACGCCTAACCCGGTCCATATACCCTTGCATCCTTGGGTCTCGGGCCTCCAGCTCTCCTCTCAACTGGCCGACTACCAATCTCGAGTCTGAGAATAATTTCActgcctttccacccattttttgGACCATACTCATTCCCATTATCAAAGTTTCGTATTCTGATTCGTTGTTAGTAGCCGAGAACCCTAATCTTAACGACTTCTCGATGATGACCTCCTTGGGGGATATCAACACCAATCCCAATCCTGCTCCCCGTTGGTTTGCGGCCCCATCCACGTACACCCTCCAAAAGGACCCATCTTGTGTGGATATTaggccaaccgatttttcatccatgtgaCCTTGATTCACATTAACTTCTTCTGGGCATTCGGCGAACTCAGCCACCAGATCGGCAAAGACTTGACCTTTcacagaggtgcgaggcatgtatttgatatcGAAAGCACCCAAAATCAtgccccacttagcaattctTTCGGTGTAGTCAGCACTTCTGAGTATGAACTTAAGAGGC contains:
- the LOC126728512 gene encoding uncharacterized protein LOC126728512 encodes the protein MVGTIQPHEDALVVTLRIGGYDVRRVMVDQGSAVDVMYPDLYKGLGLKPEDLTTYNFPLVSFEGRMVAPKGLIRLPVQAGTDVVEVDFIVIDVFSSYTAIVGRPWLHTLKAVSSTLHQKVGAKLPLHEKARLLEFLRANVDVFAWNPSADYTERIAKWGMILGAFDIKYMPRTSVKGQVFADLVAEFAECPEEVNVNQGHMDEKSVGLISTQDGSFWRVYVDGAANQRGAGLGLVLISPKEVIIEKSLRLGFSATNNESEYETLIMGMSMVQKMGGKAVKLFSDSRLVVGQLRGELEARDPRMQGYMDRVRRMQTKFESFDLLHIPRGENTHADSLATLATYSVRNFPRVIIVEDLCTPTSPEKEVCQINQTSLSPNWIDPILKFLESDILPKDKVEVDKIRRKAPRYWLSEDKKLYKRSFSGPYLLCVPPETAESILEELHEGICGSHTGGRSLSCRAITQRYWWPNMQKEAQEYVRKCDQCQRYGPSIHQPGGVLNPLSSPWPFAQWGLDIVGPFPKAIGNKKYLLVGTDYFTKWVEAEPLANIRDVDVKKFIWRNIVTRFGTPCTFVSDNGLQFDSNAFREYCSELGIRNRYSTPAYPQGNGQAEAVNKVIVNGLKKRLDDAKGKSSDHKLNGK